aggtcttgggtgcctaaaggggcggtaaccctcgaacaccgtggtggaccccggtggtcagggaagccgtctgactgaaggtggccttcaggggcatgttgtccctggggactcctgaagcagttgcagggtaccgacgggccaaaaggtctgcagcctcggctgtgatggaggcaaaacagagggtgtgggaggagtttggagaggccatggagaaggactatcggacggcaccaaagttgttctggaggaagcggtggaagatgaatggatggacatgTTAAAAACCGGCCATGTTTTCTCTTGTGGAACAGTTAATGTACACCACCTGCATTGAGCAGGTGGTGTacatttattgatgttttactgaaaatatttttgtaatgaCTTTAGTGCCTGGAAAAATGTTATCAGTTGAATCTCTTCACTCAGGCTGCAGGTGATGTCCATTCAAAAAGGGCAGCTGTCCTTAGAGCACTTTGCCTCTACCTTGGTGAGGATGATGGACATCTGATCCATGATTATATGGTAAGTTTAATGCTCTCAATGTAACCTGTATTTAAGATTCTGAAGTAGTTTTTCCTGTATCTTTGGCTCCCCCCCCAGGTTTCTTCAGTATACAGCAGAGGTGCATGTTGCGTTAAAAAGAATGATTTGCTGTTACAGTGCACCATTCTAGAATCTTTGACATGTAGCAATGTTTCTTGTCCAAGTTAGTATAGTAAGATGTTTTGTCCCTGTTGATTATACGATAGAGCCAGCCATAGAGTTGAAGCACAAAACTACACCTTGGAACACACAGTGCACATAAAACACGTGATGCACAAATTGACAGTGCCCTGATTGAAATCGGAAAATGTACAATgtattgtaaaaatgttttttgtggcaAAGCATTGTAATGTTTCCCTTTTCTCCTATTTACTTAAAATATACAGGACGTCGAAGGAAATGCCATCCTGACTGCCATGCAGAAGTGAGCCATGGGCATTTACGTCATCGGCAAGGAGAAGGGAGATCCTGGAGATCATGATTATATAGGAATTTATGTTGATGGAGAAATCATCCTGGACAACATTGGTTCTACAGCCCAGGCTTGTGCAGTGATGCTTGGAGTGATCTACCCATTGAACCTGGCCTACCCCATGGAACTAAGACGCTATGACAAATTTGTTCAAAAAGTACTCACGGAAACGGATGGGGACAAGCTTTCCCCCAAAGTCCTTGGACTAAAGAACAAAGTTAGTGTTGAACTGTAAAACTTCTTTGGCCACAATTGTTTTCTTTGGTGTTTGTGAAAGTGGAAAGGTAAGGTTaatgtgatttgttttgattgttttccaGGTGTGGCCCACTGTGTATGGTTTGTTCaatgttaaatttttgtttcatattaaaGTTGGTTGtctaaatacattttgtggttCTGTGTGACGTATGATAGCTAAAAATATAGCATTACAATCAGCTGAATACAAAAAGAtactttaaaatcaattaagttATTTAAATACTATTATAAAAATTAGAAAAGCATACATTATTTACTTATATACacttaaaatggatttaattagaCTTACTAAGGAAACTTGTGTTAAATCTACTCAAAATAGTTTTGGAGGAGTTacagaatataatttaattgaatttactTAAAAATTATTAGTTCaatcaacataataaaaatatccaaCTTCAGACAAAATCATTTCATGCAACATCTTACAATGTTTAAATTAGGTTcattcaacaaaacatttttttgcctcCAGATGGACGTAGAGGAGGAGATAGAGTCggtcaaggaggaggaggagacaggggaGGGTCACGAGGGTGGGGTGTTGGAGTCCTCAGACACCTCCTACCCCACCTTGAAGAGCCTCATCCAGCTGTGGCGCAGCCTGAATAAAGGTTTGTGAGGATCATTGTCAACACATTAATTATTTGTACTTTGATTGGATTTCATGTTGTAGTTCTACTCTAGAGGAAGAATGACACTTATACTTCACCTTACAAATACCAgaaaacagattattttattctttattttaaattattaaaagcacaataaataaatatgagggGCATTGCCACAAATTAATACGACCGATTTAATAAAATGCCATTCGCCTTTACCAATAATCAGCATATACAGTAAGTGATGCctaaactttgaagctttgatATTCATATTCCAGTAATGTAATTCAAACTATGTCTTTATCTCTCTCCCCACAAACCAGAACCATGAACTCacttttttacatctttttccaCAATAGGTGTGACAATTTTCAGCCTTGGAGAGAAGACCTTGAAAAGCGTGGCGGAGAAGATTGTCAATGAAATGGTTAACAAGAAGATCAGACCTCGGGACCGAAAGCGCATGCTCCAATCTCTCCTTCAAAGCTGCAGGTATCTTCTGAGACATCACCAAACACTGACTCAAACATAAATGACCTACATTTAGGCTTTCAGCTGATGCTGTTATCCAAAGCTGCAAATGACACTGGAAGATTTCAGTGTCTTTCTAAGAGAAAGCTAAACAGAATATAAAGCATCAAACCTTTAATTATGAAACGCTGTCTCGGGCGACCAAGTCACTCTGCCTGTTTACTTAGGTCTTTTATTAGAGGTGAACACTGTCATGTAGTGAACTCAGTTCTCTCTAGAAGGACATCCGGTTCCTAGATTTTCATTTGCTTGTTCCATAAGGCaagaaaaatgggaaaaaaataagagcTTGATTAAGAATAAAGCCAAgagtgtttgttttgcttgGGTCCATTTTTATAGTGTATGCTATTTTTATCTAGATATTTTTCGTTTGGAAgcatcttttaatttttaaatgggGTGGTCATAAGCTACTcaggaaaatcaaatcaattcaaCATATTCCTACTGATAGTAATTGTGATGAACTTCTTTAAATGCTCTAAGTGTTTTATCAGATAATTATTTAGTCCTCGTGTCGCTGTTTACAAGCAGCAGCAATGATTGAAACACTCAGCTGAAGAAACCAAAGCTCTCATCCTCTTTTCAGTCCTCTCTAATAATGACCACTGGTTCAGCTGAGGTCCGTCGACCTGATACAGCTAGAGTCACAGCAGAGGGTATTTATCCAGATGAGTTCTGGGGCCAGTGTGGTTTAAGACTCTAACCTTTCCATTGCTATTTTTTGTGTCATAAATCATGGATAAATGTTTATCAGGGGTGACTGAACACCACTGCACTGGCTTGTCATACTGCATTCAGTCACGTACGGTATTCCTTTGGTGCTTAACCATATCACAAATGTGTCCTGCTGCACCATCCACACTCAGAGCAGCACCACTGAAAAGCCCACAATGTACAAAGATACTTACAGACCCATCAGGGAAATATGACTGTGATGTTCTGTGGcagatttaaatacaaaagCATCCCACAAAAACGGATGAAGAAAGTTCACTTTACGTAGCTTTTAGATAACAGCAgagattaaaaacagaacagtcTGTCAGACTAGCAAATGAAGGAACAGGACATCACATTTCTGAGTCTGCATAATAAGGTAAAAGTACAAACAGGCAGGTCAGGTGTAACATAATTCAGATATGCTCAGAGGTCAAGCAGACCATTGGACAACCTGGCAAGGAATGATTGAAAATGGGTTGGTATTCAGTCAACAATGAGAGACTAATAAGGGGAGGCAGTGAGAAGGGAAAATCTGGTGAAGAGAATGAGCTGATGTAAGCATGAGCGGTAGGCTCTGAAGTGGTAGGACAGTTAGGGATAAGGCATAAAGACAAATAGAACTGTTATATATAGCTAGCTACTGTATATTGGGTTTGTGATATGCAGAGAGGAGTGCATGTATGTATCTGCACGCAGGTAAAACAAGACTACCACTCTTCACACAGATAGCACAACATAATgattgtgttcactggtgtttaaATATCTGCGCTGCCGAGTTAAAACTAAAAAGATCTGCATGCTTCAGTCAGCCttcaaaaaacaactaatgCTGCTGAGTTACATCAAAACTCAAATTCATAACTTTCATGTCATAGCAGGTCACCGGTGAAATGCTATTTGCAAGTATTCTATTAAATGAAGTGCAAAGTCTAACCACCCTCAGGACGCCGCGGTGAAATGATGCATAAATAACATATGAAACAATTTTATCATAAAAGCTGACTTTATGGATGCTGGAGATGCCATAAAGATTGTTTTATTAACCAATAAAACCCCTGTCTTTATTTGACCATGAAGGATCAAGTGAGTGACAGTCTGGCACTATTTTGTAAATACCTTGAAATACCTAACAAAATTGCATCCTACTACAACACAAACCTCGATTGTTGTTCAGATGAGTTCAAAATATAGTAGACGGAAGTGTAACTCTCACTTTCTCATATAAGAAAAGTATAAATCATTTTTGTCAAACTAACAAAGCTGTCatgggtgtggtttggacccaaatacAGAACACCCAGGGATAAGTCCACTTTCATAGCTTTAATCAGCAAAATCCTAATCAGAAGATCAGGCAAGGAACGATCAAACAGGCAAAATTCAGGAAACGAGCAAAAATAACACGGAAGTCGAAGAAACCTGAAGAGTAGGATGAGTAACTAACAACCTGGCAGTGAACTGAGGTGAGCAGAACATGAGTAGAGTGGAGCCTGAGTGGAGATGACGGCAGCAACACaagtgacaggaatgagtggattgagttgGAGTGAATTGAggatacagaggacaggagggaaaactggaactgggaACATGACAGAAGCCGATTTCAAAAgtatttcatctcatctcattcattaatttctaaTCGCCAGTGATGTTGAAAGACTGCAGGGAATAAATAATCTATCAATGCTGTCACTAACTCTTCagtgtgacacaaaaacacccaGTAACACATGTGGTTTTCTCCCCAAAGCCAATCAGATGACCTGGTGAGTCGAGCTTCGTCTCAAGGGGTGGACCTGCAGAAGTTTTCAGTCAAAGAAAGGGTAAAATTATCCATTTATGGATAATTCATGTCAATCTGTCCTTGATCTGATGTCATAACAATGATAAGATCATGACAGTGATCATGAATTGTCAAATGTTtggttgtaaaatgtaaatcataAACTGTACATTGTACATGTACAATGGCTCACCTCTGTTAATTCTCTGTTCCCTCAGACGGACGGATCCGACCTCGTGGAGGCCTCCATGGTGCTCGTGGGTGAGCTAGTGTCTACGTTGTTTGCTTGCATGTTTCCATGTGTTCCTTTGCCTACGTGTGTGGGCTTATTTAAGAGTTtgacatttctgtctgtttgaacTAGGAGCTTTGGACTTTCTGGAAAGACCCACTGTTAAGTTTGTGCGTCTGAAGGAACGTGAGGTGCTTGCCTCAATGCCTGTatgctttgtctttgtcatggTGGGCCCCACCGAGGGTGATTTAAACTACCACGAGACTGGTCGTGCTATGGCAGCCCTTCTGGCTGATAAAGTGAGtgaactttccttttttttttaaacaaacttgtatatgtatgtgtgagcAGTGACACAGTGACAGAACTCATAGCTATCATTTGACAATTTTATATTCAGTCATTGATGCATAAATCCAAAGTCTTGATTGAGTCCCAAATCCTGTGGGGACTAAACCTAGTTTTAATAAACAAATTAGaccaattttaatattttgtcaatATGGCATGATGAGTTAAATGTAGGTGGACTTAACTACTGCTGTGTGGTATAAATTCAGTGAAGATTCTATTCCTCCTACACTATGACCATCCCAGGTGTTCAATCAAGCAGCCCTTCAGGCAAATAGTGC
This genomic interval from Antennarius striatus isolate MH-2024 unplaced genomic scaffold, ASM4005453v1 scaffold_35, whole genome shotgun sequence contains the following:
- the LOC137591962 gene encoding band 3 anion exchange protein-like → MGIYVIGKEKGDPGDHDYIGIYVDGEIILDNIGSTAQACAVMLGVIYPLNLAYPMELRRYDKFVQKVLTETDGDKLSPKVLGLKNKMDVEEEIESVKEEEETGEGHEGGVLESSDTSYPTLKSLIQLWRSLNKGVTIFSLGEKTLKSVAEKIVNEMVNKKIRPRDRKRMLQSLLQSCSQSDDLVSRASSQGVDLQKFSVKERTDGSDLVEASMVLVGALDFLERPTVKFVRLKEREVLASMPVCFVFVMVGPTEGDLNYHETGRAMAALLADKVFNQAALQANSASELTDAVRNFMDWSIVIPPTEIQNKAMLTPIISFQKKLLKDRLQSTSSRRGETHYTQYHIQKFHFLFPTLLHLHLKSIQGILFFFIAAQPILVIGFTGPLLLFEEAFFTFCQSEDIEYIVARVWVGWWMVIIVVVTVALDCSFLMRYVSRFTQEIFFILIFLIFIKETFAKLAMIFQDNPVLVNCDHVNSTPENPSFPKVVEELVYDNATGNTIKPPCPSTALLSMCLMLACFFIAIFLCQFKNGTFLPGMIRRFIGDFTLPISIVLVTAVDFIINDTCTGVTS